In Dermacentor silvarum isolate Dsil-2018 chromosome 2, BIME_Dsil_1.4, whole genome shotgun sequence, the following proteins share a genomic window:
- the LOC119442908 gene encoding NADH dehydrogenase [ubiquinone] 1 beta subcomplex subunit 3-like, with protein MGGEVAEHGHHGHHGPKVPAVPDYRIYKVEDVPRLVKLRDALAREGLKDPWMRNEVWRYSSYTKINSWGLAKAAITRGMKPGLILAVATVVLEKAYDFAFAKDHHHHQDEGHH; from the exons ATGGGCGGCGAAGTCGCTGAACACGGCCACCACGGACATCATGGCCCGAAAGTTCCGGCCGTGCCAGATTACAGGATCTACAAGGTCGAGGACGTTCCAAGGCTGGTAAAACTGAGGGATGCCCTGGCTCGAGAAGGCCTCAAAGACCCCTGGATGAG AAATGAAGTGTGGCGTTACAGCTCGTACACCAAGATCAACAGTTGGGGCCTTGCCAAGGCTGCTATAACACGTGGAATGAAGCCCGGCTTGATACTGGCTGTAGCCACGGTTGTTTTAGAGAAAGCTTATGACTTTGCATTTGCAAAagatcaccaccaccaccaggacGAAGGCCACCACTAA